Proteins encoded within one genomic window of Synechococcus sp. PCC 7335:
- a CDS encoding Hpt domain-containing protein, with protein MLKAHGRQDYTDTLSTETLSTEFDWQQLQQLAGGDAEFEAELLAMFLNDARNSLRLLEGAIASKKLETIESVAHSLRGASANVGASAIANTAFELEHAARAGKTFSAFGLVREIDSYCQKIQAQLQAQI; from the coding sequence ATGTTGAAAGCTCACGGACGGCAAGATTATACAGATACTCTATCGACTGAGACTTTATCGACTGAGTTTGACTGGCAGCAGCTCCAACAGCTTGCTGGTGGTGATGCAGAGTTTGAAGCGGAGCTGCTAGCCATGTTTCTAAACGATGCGAGAAATAGCTTGCGGCTATTAGAAGGTGCGATCGCTTCTAAAAAGCTTGAGACGATTGAAAGTGTTGCCCACTCGCTTAGAGGGGCTAGTGCGAACGTAGGTGCTAGCGCCATAGCCAATACCGCCTTTGAGCTAGAGCACGCTGCCCGGGCCGGAAAAACGTTCAGTGCTTTTGGGCTTGTGCGAGAGATCGATAGCTACTGTCAAAAAATCCAAGCTCAGCTACAGGCCCAGATTTAG
- a CDS encoding TetR/AcrR family transcriptional regulator: protein MQLYRRNLATSEHDTQERILKAAQKLFARKGYGGTTTKDLAQAAGVAEGTLFRHFESKKAILVEVATRGWMEILTDLLTELSEMASYKAVAQVMRKRMLSLNANSDMLRVCFMEAQFHPELRDRIQADVIDKMTDVAEAFFQTAMDRGVYRKMNPKVVARIFLGMFTVSGFSQTTMSADGSSPQDMKEMAETLADIFLNGVLHEPT from the coding sequence ATGCAGCTTTATAGACGTAACCTAGCTACCTCAGAACACGATACTCAAGAACGAATTCTGAAGGCCGCTCAGAAGCTGTTTGCACGTAAGGGCTACGGCGGTACAACGACCAAGGATCTGGCGCAGGCAGCAGGTGTTGCAGAAGGAACCTTGTTTCGACATTTCGAAAGTAAGAAGGCCATCCTAGTCGAAGTAGCTACAAGAGGCTGGATGGAGATTCTAACCGATCTGCTCACAGAACTTAGTGAGATGGCTAGCTATAAAGCGGTGGCACAGGTTATGCGTAAGCGGATGCTCAGTCTCAATGCGAATTCGGATATGCTGCGCGTGTGCTTTATGGAAGCGCAGTTTCATCCAGAATTACGCGATCGCATTCAGGCAGATGTGATCGATAAAATGACCGATGTTGCCGAAGCCTTTTTCCAGACGGCGATGGATAGGGGGGTCTATCGCAAGATGAATCCTAAAGTTGTTGCTCGGATCTTTCTAGGTATGTTCACTGTTTCTGGTTTTAGCCAAACCACTATGTCAGCTGATGGTAGTTCTCCCCAGGATATGAAGGAAATGGCTGAAACGCTAGCTGATATCTTCTTGAATGGCGTCCTCCATGAACCCACATGA
- the lysS gene encoding lysine--tRNA ligase, which yields MASNLPSNSLSPDDSSDSGLDSIRATRLQKVEDLKQAGLQPYAYRWEVTHSAAQLQAKFADLATGAEADFEVSVAGRIMARRVFGKLAFFTLQDQTGTIQLYLEKKTIQAAMGEADEQAFNHLKQLTDAGDILGARGTIKRTDKGELSVKVKHYAMLTKSLLPLPDKFHGLTDVAKRYRQRYVDLIVNPEVRDTFRKRAKITAAIRRHLDQLGYLEVETPVLQSEPGGAEARPFVTYHNTLDMELYLRIATELHLKRMVVGGFEKVFELGRVFRNEGISTRHNPEFTTIEMYQAYGDYEDMMSLTETMIEQIVVEVTGSKGVTYQGEEISFARPWQRITMHDAVREKTGIDFVQIKDLAKAKQAAKEAGINEVEACESIGHVLNEAFEQKVETTLVQPTFITDYPVEISPLSKPHRSKPGLVERFELFIVGRETANGFSELTDPVDQRERLELQAAKKEAGNLEAHSVDEDFLTALEYGMPPTVGMGIGIDRLVMVLTDAASIRDAIAFPLLKSEKTEPEKADQ from the coding sequence ATGGCCTCCAACTTGCCTTCTAACTCGCTCTCACCCGACGACAGTAGTGATTCAGGACTAGACAGCATTCGGGCTACGCGTTTGCAGAAGGTAGAGGACCTAAAGCAAGCTGGCTTACAGCCCTATGCCTATCGTTGGGAAGTGACTCATTCAGCTGCGCAACTGCAGGCCAAATTTGCAGATCTAGCCACGGGCGCAGAAGCAGATTTTGAAGTTTCTGTGGCTGGACGGATTATGGCTCGGCGCGTCTTTGGCAAGCTGGCCTTCTTTACCTTGCAAGATCAAACGGGGACTATTCAGCTTTACCTAGAGAAGAAAACGATTCAAGCCGCAATGGGCGAAGCCGATGAGCAGGCCTTTAATCACCTAAAGCAGCTTACCGACGCTGGCGATATTTTGGGCGCACGCGGCACCATCAAGCGTACAGATAAAGGTGAGCTGTCTGTGAAAGTCAAGCACTATGCCATGCTGACTAAATCCTTGCTGCCACTGCCAGATAAATTTCATGGGCTGACGGATGTTGCCAAACGCTACCGGCAACGCTACGTAGATCTTATTGTCAATCCAGAAGTACGCGATACGTTTCGTAAGCGAGCGAAAATTACAGCGGCCATTCGTCGACATTTGGACCAACTAGGCTATCTAGAAGTAGAAACGCCAGTGCTGCAGTCAGAGCCCGGTGGTGCTGAAGCGCGGCCTTTTGTCACCTATCACAATACTTTGGATATGGAGCTGTATCTGCGGATTGCAACAGAGCTGCATCTAAAGAGAATGGTTGTAGGTGGCTTTGAGAAAGTTTTTGAATTAGGCCGAGTGTTTCGCAATGAAGGCATTTCTACCCGTCACAACCCGGAATTCACGACCATTGAAATGTATCAGGCATACGGCGACTACGAAGATATGATGTCGCTAACTGAGACCATGATTGAACAGATTGTAGTAGAAGTGACAGGTAGCAAGGGTGTCACTTATCAGGGTGAAGAAATTAGCTTTGCTAGGCCCTGGCAAAGAATCACGATGCACGATGCAGTAAGAGAAAAAACGGGCATCGACTTCGTTCAGATTAAAGATTTGGCTAAGGCAAAGCAAGCGGCTAAAGAAGCTGGTATTAACGAGGTAGAAGCCTGCGAGAGCATTGGTCATGTCCTCAACGAAGCCTTCGAACAGAAGGTAGAAACTACGCTAGTTCAGCCGACTTTTATTACCGACTATCCCGTAGAGATTTCGCCGCTGTCTAAGCCGCACCGTAGTAAGCCTGGTCTGGTAGAGCGATTTGAGTTGTTTATTGTCGGTAGAGAAACGGCAAATGGTTTCTCGGAGCTGACCGATCCGGTAGATCAAAGAGAGCGGCTAGAGCTGCAGGCAGCAAAGAAGGAAGCTGGGAATTTAGAAGCTCACAGCGTAGATGAGGACTTTCTGACCGCACTAGAGTACGGAATGCCACCGACTGTAGGCATGGGAATTGGCATCGATCGACTGGTGATGGTGCTAACGGACGCGGCAAGTATTAGAGATGCGATCGCGTTCCCCTTGCTAAAATCAGAGAAAACTGAGCCTGAGAAAGCTGACCAGTAG
- a CDS encoding phosphate-starvation-inducible PsiE family protein gives MNDRQPAMLPWYRWLNSGYVIRLLETVQDFIVICLCIGLFSFMVLQLREMALSLLPPLDFQPVTSDILFLLILVELFRLLIIYLKEHRVSIGVAVEVSIVSVLREIIVRGVLETPWAQVIVACVFLIVLGLLLVIRVWLPPTFDGIDPEQFVSERHRSRTHTGAEPVSDFRPEPRLGATDVHHAPTRLTTPSREMLHD, from the coding sequence ATGAACGATCGTCAACCGGCTATGCTTCCTTGGTACCGCTGGCTTAATAGCGGCTACGTTATTCGACTGCTAGAAACAGTTCAAGATTTTATTGTCATCTGCTTATGCATCGGCCTGTTCAGCTTTATGGTGCTTCAGCTAAGAGAGATGGCACTATCTTTGCTACCACCGTTGGATTTTCAGCCAGTTACTTCAGATATTCTGTTTTTGTTGATTCTAGTCGAGCTGTTTCGACTGTTAATCATTTACTTAAAGGAACATCGAGTATCTATCGGTGTAGCGGTTGAAGTCTCGATTGTTTCTGTCTTAAGAGAAATCATTGTCAGAGGTGTCTTGGAAACGCCCTGGGCACAGGTTATTGTCGCCTGCGTTTTCTTGATAGTGTTAGGACTACTGCTGGTCATTAGAGTTTGGCTTCCGCCAACTTTTGATGGAATCGATCCAGAGCAGTTTGTTTCAGAGCGTCATCGTTCGCGGACCCACACTGGAGCTGAGCCGGTCTCGGACTTCAGACCAGAGCCTAGATTAGGGGCTACAGACGTTCACCATGCTCCTACCAGGCTGACTACGCCTAGCCGCGAGATGCTGCATGATTAG
- a CDS encoding response regulator transcription factor translates to MHVLFAEDEPKIASFVQIGLKEQGFVVEYCDHGDIAYEKAIQNEYDVILLDIMMPGKDGLFILKNLRQVGRNTPVILLTARDELDDRLQGLNLGADDYIAKPFFVEELIARIHAVVRRSAGEQPNLVTVGPFKLDRITRTVTCQSEAQSESQSEGTQQVVELTTREFNLLEYLMRSPGRVFTRTQMLEHVWGYDFNPSTNVVDVCIQRLRKKIDMKGNERWIESVRGVGYRFRQAE, encoded by the coding sequence ATGCACGTTTTGTTTGCTGAAGATGAACCTAAGATTGCCAGCTTCGTCCAGATTGGGTTAAAAGAGCAGGGTTTTGTAGTCGAGTACTGCGACCATGGTGATATTGCCTATGAGAAAGCCATTCAGAACGAATATGACGTGATCTTGCTAGATATTATGATGCCGGGTAAGGACGGGTTGTTTATTCTCAAAAATTTGCGGCAGGTAGGTCGAAACACGCCTGTTATCCTTCTAACCGCGCGCGATGAGTTAGACGATCGACTTCAAGGTCTGAACTTGGGAGCGGATGACTATATTGCCAAACCCTTTTTCGTTGAGGAGCTTATTGCTCGGATACATGCGGTTGTTCGGCGCAGCGCTGGAGAGCAGCCAAATCTAGTTACTGTTGGTCCTTTCAAGCTAGATAGGATCACAAGAACGGTGACTTGCCAATCTGAAGCCCAATCTGAAAGCCAGTCTGAAGGTACTCAGCAAGTGGTTGAACTAACCACAAGAGAGTTTAATTTGCTGGAATATTTAATGCGATCGCCCGGTCGAGTGTTCACCCGAACTCAGATGCTAGAGCATGTGTGGGGCTATGACTTTAATCCGAGCACGAATGTAGTCGATGTTTGTATTCAAAGGCTGAGAAAGAAGATAGATATGAAGGGAAATGAGCGCTGGATTGAGAGCGTCAGAGGCGTAGGGTACCGATTTCGACAGGCAGAGTGA
- a CDS encoding CBS domain-containing protein encodes MLTVSDVMTRKVFTIRSSAKLHHAMALMQKEKVRSLLVERAVKSGEYGILTTKDIVYRVTAKSIDPTQVMVCEVMRHPCLAVSPGLSLPALANRFLQAKERRAAVLERGQLLGIVSVTDIVMKSNLESVELPSDFSKQIETALRHNQLSWIESDQFKGESEVALEILEKLR; translated from the coding sequence ATGTTGACAGTTTCTGACGTGATGACTCGTAAGGTATTTACCATTCGCAGTTCGGCTAAGCTTCATCATGCGATGGCTTTGATGCAGAAAGAAAAAGTGCGATCGCTTTTGGTTGAACGAGCGGTTAAGAGCGGCGAATATGGCATATTGACCACAAAAGATATCGTCTATCGTGTCACTGCCAAGTCGATAGATCCCACCCAGGTGATGGTTTGCGAGGTTATGCGACATCCTTGTCTAGCAGTCAGTCCTGGTTTGAGCTTGCCTGCACTAGCAAATCGTTTCTTGCAAGCAAAGGAGCGGCGAGCAGCCGTACTAGAACGCGGCCAGTTGCTAGGTATCGTGTCAGTCACCGATATCGTCATGAAGAGTAACTTAGAAAGTGTTGAACTACCTTCTGATTTCTCCAAGCAAATTGAGACGGCATTGCGACATAATCAACTTAGCTGGATAGAAAGCGATCAGTTCAAAGGAGAGAGTGAAGTTGCGCTAGAGATTCTAGAGAAGCTGCGCTAA
- a CDS encoding DUF2267 domain-containing protein — protein MPSKKISPNEQAFLEKVMQRSSIPDIYDARDITIVVLRSLRDLMSTDLADRTEADFSDEKIALLWKDDNPIVAALSKLRPPLNIDTETFLRRIRQEGGVPKDVSPESAVIAVFSAVREELSPERNKEIAGYLPDGLKVMWEQI, from the coding sequence ATGCCTTCAAAGAAAATTAGTCCTAATGAACAGGCCTTCCTAGAGAAAGTCATGCAGCGCTCTAGCATTCCTGATATCTACGATGCTAGAGATATTACTATTGTTGTTTTGCGATCGCTTCGTGATCTGATGAGTACCGATCTTGCTGATCGCACCGAAGCAGACTTTTCTGATGAGAAAATTGCGCTGCTTTGGAAAGATGACAATCCTATTGTCGCTGCTTTGTCAAAGCTTAGACCCCCATTAAACATCGATACAGAGACCTTTTTACGCCGCATTCGTCAAGAAGGTGGCGTTCCTAAAGATGTTTCACCAGAATCAGCCGTTATCGCCGTTTTCTCTGCAGTTAGAGAAGAACTCTCTCCTGAGAGAAACAAAGAAATCGCCGGCTATTTACCCGATGGCTTAAAGGTCATGTGGGAGCAAATCTAA